In the genome of Ptychodera flava strain L36383 chromosome 13, AS_Pfla_20210202, whole genome shotgun sequence, one region contains:
- the LOC139147927 gene encoding steroid 17-alpha-hydroxylase/17,20 lyase-like: MVSIIPETVFSFPISSTDVIMAVVLVFVLAALLRTYVQNGFPPGPVALPFVVNSLGLRGDLSKILLALSERYGDVLSVKINGRKKVIINDVDMIREALVKKEFSGKPWRYFNDVLSEGGQDITDCSYSPEYVARRKLLIRSLRNATVRHRMEDSARDAFLQVKHSIYDINGKPFNPQPYLALIVGSAATSMCFGRKYKIDDPEFREIMSAFKNLSVRVGLILPAEIFPILRHIPTKGVRESKKAVSDWLMLIQSKIDQQKTHHNKGEVYGISDGLLKFLKDADESGRDVSSWLTDVNVRQILSDVFIAAMFPTVTTMAWLVAYLVNYPDVQTRMQKEIDEVIGRQSLLLSSDACTLRYCRAVIFEVLRIRTVALRGLPHQTLKDTCLGGYSIPSGTEIWVHFGNVHMNSKYWQEPEEFHPERFLDEDGNALPTPNTFLPFSAGRRKCVGESAAMNLITFTCVNLFQHFTFSPAPSQGKPSLKPDSSIGITKCLPYEVVARPRIGHEMYD, translated from the exons ATGGTTTCTATCATACCGGAGACGGTTTTCTCCTTTCCCATAAGCTCAACTGATGTAATAATGGCAGTGGTATTAGTGTTTGTGCTAGCTGCACTGTTGAGAACGTACGTGCAAAACGGATTTCCTCCTGGACCAGTTGCATTGCCCTTTGTTGTCAACTCCTTAG GTTTGAGGGGCGATCTATCAAAGATTCTGTTGGCCCTCAGCGAGCGATATGGTGACGTACTCTCCGTGAAGATAAATGGACGGAAAAAGGTTATCATTAACGACGTCGACATGATCAGAGAAGCCTTAGTAAAGAAGGAGTTCAGCGGAAAACCATGGAGATATTTCA ATGACGTGCTCAGTGAAGGAGGACAAGATATTACCGACTGCAGTTACTCACCAGAGTATGTGGCACGGCGCAAACTTTTGATTCGATCGTTGAG GAATGCTACTGTTAGACACAGGATGGAAGATTCTGCAAGAGATGCCTTTCTGCAAGTGAAACATTCCATCTACGACATAAATGGAAAGCCCTTCAATCCGCAGCCTTACTTAGCGTTGATCGTCGGCAGCGCTGCTACTTCTATGTGTTTTGGTCGCAA GTACAAGATTGATGACCCCGAATTTCGAGAAATAATGAGTGCATTTAAAAATCTCAGCGTAAGAGTCGGTCTCATACTGCCAGCCGAGATATTTCCGATATTACGACACATACCGACCAAGGGTGTCCGCGAAAGTAAGAAAGCTGTAAGCGACTGGCTGATGTTAATCCAGTCTAAAATCGATCAGCAAAAGACACATCATAACAAAG GGGAGGTCTACGGTATTAGTGACGGCCTGTTAAAATTCCTGAAAGATGCAGATGAATCTGGTAGAGACGTGAGCAGTTGGCTTACAGACGTTAACGTGAGGCAAATATTATCTGATGTATTCATAG CTGCAATGTTCCCCACCGTAACCACCATGGCTTGGCTCGTGGCCTATTTAGTTAATTACCCGGATGTGCAGACGAGAATGCAGAAGGAAATTGACGAAGTAATTGGACGACAGAGTCTGCTATTGTCATCCGACGCTTGTACATTGCGGTACTGCCGAGCTGTTATTTTTGAGGTCTTGCGAATAAGAACGGTTGCACTCAGAGGTTTACCACACCAAACTCTCAAAGATACCTGTTTAG GTGGCTACAGCATACCTAGCGGAACAGAAATATGGGTGCACTTTGGAAATGTTCACATGAATTCGAAATACTGGCAAGAACCGGAGGAATTTCATCCAG AGCGATTTCTGGACGAGGACGGCAATGCTTTGCCGACACCGAACACCTTCCTACCCTTCTCCGCTGGGCGTCGTAAGTGTGTGGGAGAGTCTGCGGCGATGAATTTGATCACATTCACGTGTGTCAATCTATTCCAGCACTTCACGTTCTCGCCGGCACCTAGTCAGGGCAAACCGAGCTTGAAACCTGACAGCAGTATTGGGATCACTAAATGCTTGCCATACGAAGTGGTAGCTAGGCCACGTATTGGCCATGAAATGTATGATTAA